Within Triticum dicoccoides isolate Atlit2015 ecotype Zavitan chromosome 1B, WEW_v2.0, whole genome shotgun sequence, the genomic segment CTTATATACTATATAAACTTTTTAAAACAACACTGTTTTTTGTTAAAGCCTGAACACATTGATATACTACATAAATAGTTTGTTAAAAATGTGTAAATTTTAAAATTATATGAGAATTTAGTGTATTTAAAAATTACTTTAATATTTTactaaaatgcgaacattttttcaaattataAAATATATTCTTAATTCATAATTTTATTATGTGTACTTCTGTTAAATTATTGCTTAGGTACTTTatgaaattctatgaactttttaaCGTAATTTATTTTAAATATATGTATATTGTTTGTAACGGGATAATAATTTACATATTTTtttaaaatgaaatgaaaaagaacAAACCCGTTGAGAACTGCCACACTGTGGTTCGTTTTAGCCacacgcagtggcggagctagacCGGGATgtttggtgggggggggggggcacaaagATAAAACACCAATTTTTAGGGGTAAAAATACCCTATTTTTTGAATCTCAGCCATCCCCAAAAAAATTTCTTCACAAACTAGTCAAAGCTGGGGGGTTGTGGCACCTCCAGCATTGTACATAGCTCCGCCAGTGGCCACACGCCTTGTCCCTTACATCTCGGCNNNNNNNNNNNNNNNNNNNNNNNNNNNNNNNNNNNNNNNNNNNNNNNNNNNNNNNNNNNNNNNNNNNNNNNNNNNNNNNNNNNNNNNNNNNNNNNNNNNNNNNNNNNNNNNNNNNNNNNNNNNNNNNNNNNNNNNNNNNNNNNNNNNNNNNNNNNNNNNNNNNNNNNNNNNNNNNNNNNNNNNNNNNNNNNNNNNNNNNNNNNNNNNNNNNNNNNNNNNNNNNNNNNNNNNNNNNNNNNNNNNNNNNNNNNNNNNNNNNNNNNNNNNNNNNNNNNNNNNNNNNNNNNNNNNNNNNNNNNNNNNNNNNNNNNNNNNNNNNNNNNNNNNNNNNNNNNNNNNNNNNNNNNNNNNNNNNNNNNNNNNNNNNNNNNNNNNNNNNNNNNNNNNNNNNNNNNNNNNNNNNNNNNNNNNNNNNNNNNNNNNNNNNNNNNNNNNNNNNNNNNNNNNNNNNNNNNNNNNNNNNNNNNNNNNNNNNNNNNNNNNNNNNNNNNNNNNNNNNNNNNNNNNNNNNNNNNNNNNNNNNNNNNNNNNNNNNNNNNNNNNNNNNNNNNNNNNNNNNNNNNNNNAAGGTACTCAGAGGGCCAACCCATTATAATTAAATGGTTGGAGCCAATCTAAGAGCTAACCCATTATACAAGTATTTTTTATGAGGGGTTTAAATGACATGACATCTCTCTAGCCATGCTGGCtactttatcgctaagcggtagcgatagtcgtacaaAGCAATAGTTATTATTAATCGTGCTCTAAGTGCTCACTCGCAGTTAAAAAAAACAGAAGAGATCAGTGGAAGTCCCTGTCATGGGCCCCAAAAACCCCATTGATAACATGTTTTTCATCCCCTGGGCTGCAGCTCCCGTCTTAGCTAGATAGATAGATAATCACAGCGTCCCTGTCATTGGAGTAACTTGAGCATGGCGACGAGCGTGATGGGGTCTTTTCTTCTTCCACGGGAGGCGCTGTACGCGGTGGTGGTCGCGGCCATGGCGTGGTGCGCCGTGCGGGCGCTGGAGTGGGCGTGGTGGAGGCCCCGGCGGCTGGGCCGGGCGCTGCGGTCGCAGGGCCTCCACGGCACGGCGTACCGCCCCGTGGCCGGCGACTCGCCGCTGATGCAGCGGCTGAACAGGGAGGCCAGGTCCCGGGCCATGCCGCTGGGGGTGGGATGCCACGACGTGGTGCCGCGGGCGATGCCGCTCTTCCACCGGGCCATGCACGAGCACGGTACGTAGCATAGCCTACCTGCTCCATCCATCCGGTTCATTACTTCTGAAGTTTCTCTGGTCCCGTCACACGGCCGTATGAAAACATGCTCTCTTCCTTCGAGAAAAAAAAAGAAGTCCCCCATACTTCTCTTGTAAAGAATGTAATGGAACCATTGATTTAGTGTCATATTTTTTCTAGGGGAAATCTAACGACCAGTCGCCTGTTGGTTTGCGTAAGGCACGCACGATCCGTAACGAACGTCGCACAGCCCCAGCACGCTCCCTTTGACCAACAAGCTACAACATGTTAGTTGTTCAAGTTGGAAATCATAAGAATGTAACCTTTTTAAACCTCGTAGCATCAAAAATGAAAGTTGTGCTAATTCCCAAAATTTTTGCTGGGAGCTGGAGTCAAACTCCAGACTCAAGAATTGTGACGAGGGACATGAACCACATGGACTAAGCTGCTTGTTGTGATAAATTGTTGTGTGGTGTAGTACTTGCGTTAATTCCTAAAGCTCGACTGAAAGTTAGCAACAGATCCCTACAACCTGATTGTTGCTCATTGTGGATCGCACGACCCCGAGGACCCCATCCGGATCGCCCGCACAACTCACGTCTCTCCCGAGGCTGGCCCGTTCTCTTTTACTTTTTTTCCCGATGCAGGCCCGTTCCCTCTATTTTTTTCCTCACATGATCACATCCCATCGGCCCATTTTCCTAAATTAAGAGGAAAATTTACCGATCGCATCCTTGCccacgtttcaaaaaaaaaatgatgGCTTCCTGTGCTGGATAGGAATCGAACCATGTACCTCAAGTAGTAATTCCTACAACACAAACCACTAGCCCCGCTTCAGACTTGCTGTTTTTTAAACAAGTTTACATGATACTTGTTCTTGGTTAATACGAGTTTGAACATTAAAAATTAGTGGTCAGGTCAATGATTCCCCCACTAATGTGATTCTTTTGGCCTGATTTTTTTTGTCGAAACATCCCCCAATAATGTTGTGTGAATAACATGGTCATTAATGCACCACGGACCTGATAACTTGCACACAAACACCCtgataactcacacatcacagACCTAATAATTTATGTACCCCGNNNNNNNNNNNNNNNNNNNNNNNNNNNNNNNNNNNNNNNNNNNNNNNNNNNNNNNNNNNNNNNNNNNNNNNNNNNNNNNNNNNNNNNNNNNNNNNNNNNNNNNNNNNNNNNNNNNNNNNNNNNNNNNNNNNNNNNNNNNNNNNNNNNNNNNNNNNNNNNNNNNNNNNNNNNNNNNNNNNNNNNNNNNNNNNNNNNNNNNNNNNNNNNNNNNNNNNNNNNNNNNNNNNNNNNNNNNNNNNNNNNNNNNNNNNNNNNNNNNNNNNNNNNNNNNNNNNNNNNNNNNNNNNNNNNNNNNNNNNNNNNNNNNNNNNNNNNNNNNNNNNNNNNNNNNNNNNNNNNNNNNNNNNNNNNNNNNNNNNNNNNNNNNNNNNNNNNNNNNNNNNNNNNNNNNNNNNNNNNNNNNNNNNNNNNNNNNNNNNNNNNNNNNNNNNNNNNNNNNNNNNNNNNNNNNNNNNNNNNNNNNNNNNNNNNNNNNNNNNNNNNNNNNNNNNNNNNNNNNNNNNNNNNNNNNNNNNNNNNNNNNNNNNNNNNNNNNNNNNNNNNNNNNNNNNNNNNNNNNNNNNNNNNNNNNNNNNNNNNNNNNNNNNNNNNNNNNNNNNNNNNNNNNNNNNNNNNNNNNNNNNNNNNNNNNNNNNNNNNNNNNNNNNNNNNNNNNNNNNNNNNNNNNNNNNNNNNNNNNNNNNNNNNNNNNNNNNNNNNNNNNNNNNNNNNNNNNNNNNNNNNNNNNNNNNNNNNNNNNNNNNNNNNNNNNNNNNNNNNNNNNNNNNNNNNNNNNNNNNNNNNNNNNNNNNNNNNNNNNNNNNNNNNNNNNNNNNNNNNNNNNNNNNNNNNNNNNNNNNNNNNNNNNNNNNNNNNNNNNNNNNNNNcatgtgaatagcatggtaactcacacattggAGACCCGATAATTTATGCACCTCGGTCCTAGTACTTTTCGCGAGGGAGGGGTGATGAAATATACCCCTGATAACTATTATATCAATAGCACGGTGACTCACACCTCGTAGACCTGATAACTCATGTACCCCAGTCTTTGGTAAATCTGGTGACTGGGTGGGCGGAGGGTGGTTGATGAAATATGCCCTTGGTAACTTTTTGTgtgaataacatgataactcacacatcgtaGAGTTGGTAACTTATGCGCCTCAGTCCTGATAACTTTGGCGACGGTGGTGAGGAGTGGGGGAGGGTTGTTGACGAAATATACCTCCTTTAACTTTTTTGTCAatatcatggtaactcacacatcatagacctgataacttaggtaTAAACAACGCGGTAACTTTAGACCCTAATAAAAAGTTATCGAAACATACCCCAATTACTTATGTGCAAGTAGCACGGTAATGCATGCATCCGAAGCTGATAACTTAGATATAAATACCACTGTAAATTTGACCCAGGGGAAAGAAGTCGTTTAAAACACATCTCCGGCCACTTCTGTATAAATAACATGTTAATATACATACAACATAACTGATAACTTTACAGTAACTTTTCACCAAAAAAGTGATCAAAACAtgtcaacatgagatctagttttgaagttctCATCGTGATGAATTTTTTTATGTGAAAACAATTTTTCAATAAAAAACGACAGTTTGAGCAATAAAACATTTTACATCTTTGAAATAGCGAGAATTTACAATGACATCAGGTTTTCTGTGCTCCACTATTTTTGCATgtggagagaatgttggaggagccatTTTGATGCCCCGGTAATTTTCATGTAAACCTAATGGTAACTGGAGTACCACGTAGGTGATAACTCATTTAACTACGGTACCACGTAGGTAAACAAATGCTGCATGATTGCTTGCCTACTCTACTCAATAGTCAAGAAAAGCTACCCACATTACACTAATGTGATGATGATCGCAACTCTAGACTTTAGATCCAGCCCTTCTTATTTTAGTGGGTGCATATTTAGCATGTGTCGGATAATGTGATGACGACACAACTCTAGACTTTAGATTCAACCCTTCTTATTTTAGTGGGTGCATATTTAACATGTGTCGGATTCCTACCGGTTCGGGCTGGTTCCGATCGAGCATGCGTCACGCTTCGGGTAACCAACCGTTCGTTCAGAATGCATAGGAAACAAATCTAACTATATATTGTATATACTAAAAGTACCATACAGGGTTCTCCTCAAGATACTACACTAATCCACACCACTAAATTGTATCGACCCTCGGATCTTTAAATTCTGGCTAGGATTTAGCCAGAGATCAAGAATCAGTACTGACGTTGTCTTTGTCAAATAAGTGCGTTCATAGCAAAATGTGTAGTCATGTCCAAGAAAATAATCCTTATTCTGTTTATCAGTGGATCACAACCGATGTGTCTTTATAGATGTACCTAAACAAATGCAGAGGAAAAATGAAAAATTTAATGGCATGAGCAATTGTTTCTTTAGGCTTTTCCTTTGGAATTTGAAAAGGTGATAGAGATATTAAGTCATTGCCCGTGCATATGCCATCGTAATTTGTAAAAGTGTTAGACATTATGTCATTGCCCGTGCATATACCGGCCATTGTCATAGTGGCTGCGCTGGTCACTTTGCCAGTTAAATAATGTTCTAGCAACATCGATCTCTACAAACTAAACGACATACTATGTATGTATATTCCTAGCAAGTTAACAAATACTCCACTTAGATATATAGACTAACTGAAAATGAAAATGGAAACACGTAAAACTAAAAAAGAAACATGGCTAACAAGAAGCTTGCTCATGCATGATGGTTTGACAGGTAAGATGTCAATCACTTGGTTTGGACCTGTACCCAGAGTGACCATTACCAAGCCTGAACTGGTGCGAGAGGTTTTGTCCAACAAGTTCGGGCACTTTGAGAAGCTCAAGTTTGGCCGGCTCCAGAGGATGTTGCACAACGGCGTGGGTAGCCACGAGGGCGAGAAATGGGCCAGGTACAGGAGGATCATCAACCCTGCCTTCCATCTGGAGAAGCTCAAGGTGATACATAAATACATACTATTTTTGTTGTGTTATTGACATGGCAAACTGGCACAAACGGTCATGAAACTGGTATTGGACCAATTTTCAGCGCATGTTGCCGGCCTTCGCAGCATGTTGCACCGAGCTGGTGCAGAGATGGGAGGGTCTAGCCCTAGCCATGCGAGGTGGATGTTTGGCCTGACATGCAGAACCTGACAGGGGATGTCATCTCTCGCGCCGCATTTGGCAGCAGCTACCTGGAGGGCAGGAGGGTCTTCCAGCTTCAGGGGGAGCAGCTTGAGCTCGTCTTGCTCGCCATGAGCAAGATGCACATCCCTGGTTATTTCTTCTTGCCAACAAAAGCCAACCGAAGGATGAAGCAGATCGCTGCCGAGATCGAGAGGGTCCTCAAGGGTATCGTCGCCAAGAGAGAGAACGCCATGAGAGCCGGCGAGGCCACGAGCGACGACCTTCTCGGGCTGCTGCTCGAGTCCAACATGGCGCACTGCGGGGATTCGAAGGGCGCCGGCATGGGCATCACGACCGACGACGTGATCGGGGAGTGCAAGCTGTTCTACTTCGCCGGCGCGGAGACCACGTCGGTGCTGCTCACATGGACGATGATCCTGCTCTGCATGCACCCGGAGTGGCAGGACCGCGCCAGGGAGGAGGTCCTGCGCGTCCTCGGCGCCGCCGGCACGCCGGATTACGACGGGCTAAGCCGCCTGAGGGTGGTGACCATGGTGCTGCACGAGGTGTTGCGGCTGTACACGCCGGTGACGGCGATCCACCGCGAGACGTACAAGCCCATGGAGCTCGGCGGCGTGAGGTACCCGGCGGGCGTGGTGCTCATGCTGCCGCTGCTCTGCGTCCACCACGACAAGGAGGTGTGGGGCGCCGACGCCGACGAGTTCAGGCCGGAGAGGTTCGCCGAGGGGGTCTCCAGGGCATCCGTCGCCGACGCGCCGGCGTTCTTCCCCTTTGGGTGGGGCCCGCGGGTGTGCATCGGCCAGAACTTCGCGCTGCTCGAGGCCAAGATGGGGCTCGccatcatcctgcgccgcttctccTTCCAGCTCTCGCCGGCCTACACGCACGCGCCGTTCCCCGTCGGCCTGCTGCAGCCGCAGCACAGCGCGCAACTCAGGCTCAAAACCCTAGCTCGGATGTGAGCTGCATATCACAAAATGGGATCCATGATCCATCTGCTTGTACTACAGCACTCAACAAGCAGGATTAATATGGTTGTGTTGTGCATTTTTTTTGACTTCCTATGGATGTTGATTGTATCATATAACAACCCAAGTTTCTCTACTTGTGCTTGCTCAAGAAAAGCGTCACAGGTGATTCCTCGGCAATCACCCTGATGGCAATGCAATCTAACTAGTACTGTCATTGTTCTCTGAGTGTTTAAACTAGTACGTGTATGCAGAATTTTTAAAAATCCACGAACTTTAAACAAATGAACTTACATGATTATATATTTTATAACTCCGTCCTTTTCAGAATACTTGAAGTTATAGCTTTGTCCTAAGTCAAATTTCTTTAAATTGTCCTACTTATTGTAGACAAAATATATTAACACCTACTAAAAAAAGTTGAAAAGTCAGCGTTTCCGACAGCGACGTGGTCTCCAAAACGCAAACTTGCCACTCATTTCTTTCTTATAAGTATTGATAAACCTAATAAAATTGCAATAGGTACGAGATCCGCGATGAATATACACAGTTCATTGCTAGTCCAAAATGTAGATATTTCTAAACTAAACGGGTGACCCATGTGTAATACAAGATCTTATCTATGACTAGTGGAAGGGAATCTCATGGATAATCACATTCACGTGTGATGGAGATGGAGATGCATATGCATGAATTGACCAATACTTAGCTGAATTCGGACTGCTCCCCGCATCAATCCAACGGCTGGCCAGGCGGCGGATGTTTTCTAGTTATCCACCGGCTGACGCATAGCAACCCCCTAATGAATAGCACAATCAAAAattacaaaaaataaataaatgttgTTGATATCGTACCCTAAGATTCGTGTGTAAATCTCACAATCCAAAGAGGCCCTCCTAGGAGTTCAAAGTTCAGAGAGCATCTAaaaggtttttttttttttgaagtagGTAAAATAGGATTGGAGTGTGCTGCAAGCCCCCAGTGGACAGAAAAAACAAGAGGCATTGAGGCGAGTGCGGCCCATTGGGCCTTTTTGGGTGGGTGTGCGGCAGAGAAGCAGGCAAGTGGAGTCCGTGGGAGGGACACTCAGACCAGACCACCAGCATGACTCCCGACCAGGCTGCTGCTATCGCCTCCCTACcctacctcgccgccgccgccggcacctccacctccgcctcgctCCGGCGCCCCCGTTCCCTCCCCTGCTGCTCCTTCCCTCTCCGCCGGCCTCCGCCCATATACCTCACCTGCGCCGCCTTCCCCTACACCCCTCCTCCGTGCGCCGGCGATGGTACGTTCCTCTTCATGCGTATCCACCTATACATGGTTGATTGCTATGCTAACTTCGCAGTCGATTTTACTGCTCTATTTATCAATTGATAATGCTttctttggtttgatatataatctCCAGAATTAGCAGGCCCATATGCTTTGATTTCCTGCAGCCATTTGCTATAACTGTTTCCTGAAATTCTGATGCCCACTTGTTCACAATTTAGCGGGTTATAAGATGTTTATCTGGTTATGGCTGCAGCTGCCCTCCTTTTGTCCCCTCTCAAAACGGCAAAAGGCTAAAACTTTGTCTGACTGTAAATTGACCCAATCCAACCTATGCCGTGCTCGGAACAAAGTCTTCGGCGCTCGACTTCCTGCATATCGGCTTGTTAGGCGCGCACGCTAGTCGGTTGACAGCGGAACCTAAAACGCAAACCACGGCTTTACTAACGTCTGTCTGGTCATATGTGTGCGGCATACAGTGTTTGTGTCCCTCTTGAGCTACTTCTGAAGAATTACAACACCTCTTTTTATGGAACGGTAACATATCTACAATTTCTCCTCATCTCAGGACAACACATGCTCCGTGGCCCTCCGCAGCCACGATGCTCCAACGTGGAAGCGGTCGGCGACGTGGCCGCAGCAGCAGTGCCCGACGATTACACCGAGGACACGCCGTCGAGCAGTGGGTATGCGAACGGCCATATGGCCACCGCTTCATCGCACGAACAAGATCATCCTTCTGAAGGAAGCGCGGGCAAGGCGGACGACAGGGCTACTACTGCCAACGTCAACCTAAAAATGGTCAAGATATCTGACAAGCTGATTGGTGTCTTCATGGTCGACAAGCCTACGCCGACGGATTGGAGGAAATTGCTCGCGTTCAGCAGGGAGTGGGACAACATAAGGCCGCACTTCTTCAAGCGCTGCCAAGAGAGAGCGGACGCGGAAACAAATCCTGAGATGAAGCACGGCCTTCTCAGGCTGGCTAGAAAACTGAAAGAGGTACAGGATGCATGATGCTTCATTTCATGATTTAACTTGGCACTTGCTAGTGGTGTGTCTTAATTTAGTTTTTCCTCCCTACTATGCTTTTCAGGTAGACGAGGACGTACAAAGGCATAATGAACTATTTGAGTTAGTGAAATCCACACCGTCTGATAAAATTGGTGAGGTTGTTGCTAAGCGCCGTAAAGATTTCACGGTGGAGTTCTTCAACCACCTGTATTATGTCGCAGAGTCGTATAAGGATGACCCTGCTAAGCAAAAAGGTGAGACACTTGAGAATTTGATCGTCACTTTTctgcaaatttgacatttttcctcTTTCATGTCTTAACGGCTGTTGCCTTTGATGGCTTATGCCCCTCCTGATGTCATGTAACAGATCATTGTTTCCCTGGTTCATCATTTTTCTCGTTCATCGGTTTGCTTGCAGAGTTGGCGACACTTGGAAATGATTGTGTGGATGCTCTGCAAGCTCATGATGACATGTCTGGCAGTCTTCAAGCGCTGAATGTTGCGGAACTAAAGCTAAAGGACATACTCAATTCACCTTCAGTGGACGCTGCGTGCCGAAAGATCGATGACTTGGCCGAGAAGAAGGAGCTAGACTCCGCGTTGGTGCTGATGCTTTCAAAAGCTTGGTCGGCTGCAAAGGGCACCGACATCACAAAATCGGACGTAAGGATCTGGCGCTCTGCATACTGGCATCCTTCTTTCCCATCTTTGTTTCACTGTACAATTTCATCACAAAATCCAACATTCTGCAGGCAAAAGACATAATGTTCCATCTATACATGACTGCTGTGGCCAATCTCCAGAGGCAAATGCCAAAGGACATCAGAATACTGAAGCATCTTATAATGATTGAGGATCCAGCAGAACGCCTGAGTGCGTTGAATGACGCTTTTACTCCTGGTCCTGAACTTCAAGGCGAGAATGTCGATACCTTATTCACGTAAGTACTGTTAGTCTTTCACAAAAAAAAGAAGATTATTTTGTGTAATCTCCAATCTGATTTGACATAACCTGGTGGATTGCAGGAGTCCGGAGGTGTTGCACACTTGGGCAAGCGCTATAATCGATGCATATTATAGCAGCAGGGAGGGCACTCTCCTTGGGCAGGCAAGGGACCTGATGAACCCTAAAATTATAAAGAGGGTTGAAGAGCTCGTGAAGACGATCAAGGATCAATACCTCTGACTCTGAATCTCAGTCATCAAGAAAGGTTGTGGCCTCACGTTCCTAGTAACTGCACTACAGGGATCATCATCTGAACAACAGGATGGCGCTCTGCT encodes:
- the LOC119314897 gene encoding uncharacterized protein At4g37920-like, whose protein sequence is MTPDQAAAIASLPYLAAAAGTSTSASLRRPRSLPCCSFPLRRPPPIYLTCAAFPYTPPPCAGDGQHMLRGPPQPRCSNVEAVGDVAAAAVPDDYTEDTPSSSGYANGHMATASSHEQDHPSEGSAGKADDRATTANVNLKMVKISDKLIGVFMVDKPTPTDWRKLLAFSREWDNIRPHFFKRCQERADAETNPEMKHGLLRLARKLKEVDEDVQRHNELFELVKSTPSDKIGEVVAKRRKDFTVEFFNHLYYVAESYKDDPAKQKELATLGNDCVDALQAHDDMSGSLQALNVAELKLKDILNSPSVDAACRKIDDLAEKKELDSALVLMLSKAWSAAKGTDITKSDAKDIMFHLYMTAVANLQRQMPKDIRILKHLIMIEDPAERLSALNDAFTPGPELQGENVDTLFTSPEVLHTWASAIIDAYYSSREGTLLGQARDLMNPKIIKRVEELVKTIKDQYL